The window TGTTGGAGGCAGCACTTTATAAAGCACTTGAGAACCAAAAAACTCAGTTCGATGATATTCAACACAATACACAGGGATGAGGCAATGACCAAGAAGAAGATAAAGATGGTTTTCTCGGTGGGTTTGGAGATGAAGCAGTCCACAGTGTTGGGGCAAGGCTTTAAATCACACTTCACAAGGTAAGGAACACTAAAGCCATTGTACAGCTTGTAAAACAAAACTAGGAAACCCATTTCAAAACCAGTTTTAACAATGAGGCTGATAAGGTAAGTGTACCATAGGCCACCATCCATTGTACCTGGGCTGATATAAAGTTTCTTTCTGTGCCTTTTCTCTCTACCCTCTCGATAGGCTACATGTAGAACCACCAGAAGTGAAGGTGTGGAGACCATGATGAGCTGTAAGGCCCAAAGTCTCACCTGAGAGATGGGGAAAAAGTAGTCAAAACACACATTTTCACAACCAGGCTGTCTAACGTTGCACTCAAACTCTTTCTGCTCATCTTTCCACACGTGTTCTGCTGCCACCATGTAGACCAGCAAACGGAAGATGAA is drawn from Tamandua tetradactyla isolate mTamTet1 chromosome 5, mTamTet1.pri, whole genome shotgun sequence and contains these coding sequences:
- the GJB7 gene encoding gap junction beta-7 protein translates to MSWMFLRDLLSGVNKYSTGIGRIWLAVVFIFRLLVYMVAAEHVWKDEQKEFECNVRQPGCENVCFDYFFPISQVRLWALQLIMVSTPSLLVVLHVAYREGREKRHRKKLYISPGTMDGGLWYTYLISLIVKTGFEMGFLVLFYKLYNGFSVPYLVKCDLKPCPNTVDCFISKPTEKTIFIFFLVIASSLCIVLNIIELSFLVLKCFIKCCLQQYSKKLKLSGCECHSL